One part of the Tolypothrix sp. NIES-4075 genome encodes these proteins:
- a CDS encoding cyclic peptide export ABC transporter, which produces MNLISFLLRSSWGMVAIAITTGLVSGGSSASLIALISRATSNDATSRLSAIAWGFVGLAMVALITSIISQVMLIRLSEDAVLQLRMRLSRQILASELNHLEKLGNPRLLATLTEDVQAVANAVKKIPFLCIDIAIVIGCLLYITWLSWQVLLMVVVFSILAIASCQWLLKRGRHFLALARDDQDLLFKHLGTITQGVKELKLNYKRRQVFLTKQIESTATIFRHHNVNGLTFFATTSSWGKLLFFFSIGFILFALPNLFTISSQTLSGYILTFTYLMLPMEDIVNDLPLLSKASIALQKIESLDLSLASQSEISTNPPAIKSSWRSLELIGVTHTFRSDTEDSSFILGPINLTFYPQELVFIVGGNGSGKSTLAKLITGLYIPEAGEIALDGELINEQNREWYRQHFSVVFSDFYLFDTLLGLENINLDIQAQEYLKLLQLDHKVKIENGKLSTTNLSQGQRKRLALLTAYLEDRPIYLFDEWAADQDPVFKEIFYTQLLKNLRDRGKTVLVISHDDRYFPSSDRIIKLDYGQVEYDKPY; this is translated from the coding sequence ATGAATTTGATTTCCTTCCTTCTGCGTTCTTCTTGGGGAATGGTAGCGATCGCTATCACCACCGGTTTAGTGAGTGGAGGTAGTAGTGCTAGCCTGATTGCTTTAATTAGTCGTGCTACCAGTAATGATGCCACATCGCGCCTCAGTGCGATCGCCTGGGGTTTCGTCGGCTTGGCGATGGTTGCTTTGATTACCAGTATCATTTCTCAAGTGATGCTGATTCGCTTATCGGAGGATGCAGTTTTACAATTACGGATGCGTTTGAGCCGCCAAATTCTCGCTTCTGAGTTAAATCATCTAGAAAAGTTGGGAAATCCGCGATTATTAGCAACCCTCACCGAGGATGTTCAAGCAGTTGCGAATGCTGTTAAAAAGATTCCTTTCTTATGCATTGATATTGCCATAGTTATCGGTTGCTTGCTTTACATAACCTGGCTTTCGTGGCAAGTATTGCTGATGGTTGTGGTATTTTCAATTTTAGCGATCGCTAGTTGTCAGTGGCTGTTAAAAAGAGGAAGACATTTTCTTGCCCTTGCGCGTGACGATCAAGATTTGCTATTTAAACATTTGGGCACCATTACCCAAGGAGTCAAAGAACTCAAGCTCAACTACAAACGGCGTCAAGTCTTTCTAACCAAACAAATTGAATCAACAGCAACTATATTTCGTCACCACAATGTTAACGGCTTGACTTTTTTCGCCACAACTTCCAGTTGGGGGAAACTTCTGTTTTTTTTCTCAATTGGTTTTATATTATTCGCGCTTCCTAATCTTTTTACCATCAGTTCCCAAACACTTTCTGGCTACATCTTGACTTTCACTTACTTGATGTTGCCAATGGAAGATATCGTTAACGACCTGCCTTTATTAAGCAAAGCCAGCATTGCTTTACAAAAAATAGAATCTCTAGATTTATCTTTAGCCAGTCAATCTGAAATATCAACAAATCCACCTGCAATTAAGTCTTCTTGGCGTAGCTTAGAACTTATCGGTGTTACCCACACTTTCCGCTCAGACACTGAAGATAGCAGCTTTATTCTTGGTCCGATTAATCTGACATTTTATCCCCAAGAATTAGTGTTTATTGTTGGCGGTAATGGTAGCGGTAAATCGACTTTAGCCAAACTCATCACCGGACTTTACATCCCCGAAGCCGGCGAAATTGCTTTAGATGGGGAGTTAATTAACGAACAGAATCGAGAGTGGTATCGGCAACATTTTTCTGTCGTATTCTCGGACTTCTATTTATTCGACACGCTTTTAGGGTTAGAAAATATTAACCTCGATATTCAAGCGCAAGAATATTTGAAACTATTGCAACTCGATCACAAAGTTAAAATTGAAAATGGCAAACTTTCTACCACAAATCTTTCTCAAGGACAGCGCAAAAGACTTGCTTTGCTAACAGCATACTTAGAAGATAGACCGATTTATCTATTTGATGAATGGGCAGCCGATCAAGACCCAGTTTTCAAAGAGATATTCTACACCCAACTGTTAAAAAATTTGCGCGATCGAGGCAAAACAGTATTAGTAATTAGCCATGACGATCGCTATTTTCCTTCTTCAGACCGAATCATCAAACTCGACTACGGTCAAGTAGAGTACGATAAACCATATTGA
- a CDS encoding B12-binding domain-containing radical SAM protein — protein MTVNLKSKEKPISIGELPSATNKRTSYVPLHHRNILCIFPKYSRSFGTFHHAYPLMGNVKAFMPPQGILIVAAYLPEKWNVRFIDENIQSAKRSDYQWADVVIVSGMHIQQPHINKINELAHKEGKITVVGGPSVSGCPEYYPDFDILHLGELGDASDRMIAYLDQNSDRPTEQIRFETKERLPLSEFPTPAYHLLNLNDYFLANVQFSSGCPYRCEFCDIPELYGRNPRMKTPEQVIAELDMMLQCGNPGSVYFVDDNFVGDRRALMNLLPHLIDWQKRNGYPLQFACEATLNLAQSPKLLEMMREAYFCTVFCGIETPETDALQAISKTHNLSMPILEAVKVLNSYGMEVVSGIIIGFDTDTPETADRIIEFIRLSQIPVLTINLLHALPKTPLWRRLEQEQRLVFDENRESNIEYLMPYEQVVEMWRRCISTAYEPEFLYERFAYNMVHTYPNRIEVPNSPARTSWANIRKGLTYFSNILLRVGVFGNYRSTFWKMAKPALKSGNIEGLIHVGLVGHHLIKFAQECVKNEESASFYSQKIRAKINS, from the coding sequence ATGACTGTTAATCTCAAATCTAAAGAAAAGCCAATTTCTATAGGGGAATTGCCATCCGCTACTAATAAAAGAACTTCTTACGTTCCCTTGCATCATCGAAATATCCTTTGTATATTTCCCAAGTACAGCCGCTCGTTTGGTACTTTTCATCACGCTTACCCGCTTATGGGTAATGTTAAGGCTTTTATGCCGCCGCAAGGTATTTTAATTGTGGCTGCTTATTTACCCGAAAAGTGGAATGTGCGCTTTATTGATGAGAATATCCAAAGCGCAAAACGAAGTGATTATCAGTGGGCTGATGTGGTCATTGTCAGCGGAATGCACATTCAGCAACCACATATTAATAAGATTAATGAACTTGCCCATAAAGAAGGCAAAATTACAGTTGTTGGGGGACCTTCGGTTTCTGGTTGTCCAGAATATTATCCGGATTTTGACATTTTGCATCTAGGTGAATTGGGGGATGCAAGCGATCGCATGATTGCATATCTCGACCAAAACAGCGATCGCCCAACTGAACAAATTCGCTTTGAAACTAAGGAGCGTTTGCCCCTAAGCGAGTTTCCTACCCCAGCTTATCACTTGCTGAATCTGAATGATTATTTTTTAGCAAATGTGCAATTTTCTAGTGGTTGTCCTTATCGCTGCGAATTTTGTGATATTCCGGAACTGTATGGACGCAATCCCCGGATGAAAACGCCAGAGCAAGTGATCGCCGAATTGGATATGATGTTGCAATGTGGGAATCCGGGATCGGTGTATTTTGTCGATGATAACTTTGTAGGCGATCGCCGTGCCCTGATGAACTTGCTGCCACACCTGATAGACTGGCAAAAGCGCAACGGCTATCCGCTGCAATTTGCTTGTGAAGCTACACTCAATTTGGCTCAAAGTCCCAAGCTTTTAGAAATGATGCGCGAAGCTTATTTTTGCACAGTTTTCTGTGGCATTGAAACACCAGAAACTGACGCTTTGCAAGCTATTTCTAAAACGCATAATTTGAGTATGCCGATTTTGGAAGCGGTGAAAGTTTTAAATAGTTATGGGATGGAAGTTGTATCCGGGATCATCATCGGCTTTGATACAGATACACCAGAAACCGCAGATAGAATTATCGAATTTATTCGGCTTTCGCAAATTCCTGTATTGACAATTAACCTGCTTCATGCATTACCAAAAACACCATTATGGCGCAGGTTAGAACAAGAACAAAGATTGGTTTTTGATGAAAATCGGGAATCGAATATCGAGTATTTAATGCCTTACGAACAAGTCGTGGAAATGTGGCGGCGCTGCATTTCCACGGCATATGAACCGGAGTTTTTATATGAACGGTTTGCCTATAATATGGTGCATACCTACCCCAACCGCATCGAAGTTCCTAATAGCCCCGCTCGCACTTCTTGGGCGAATATTCGTAAAGGCTTAACTTATTTCAGCAATATTTTATTGCGGGTAGGTGTGTTTGGTAACTATCGCTCTACTTTTTGGAAAATGGCGAAACCAGCACTAAAATCAGGTAACATAGAAGGCTTGATTCACGTTGGACTGGTCGGACATCATCTAATTAAGTTTGCTCAGGAATGTGTCAAAAACGAAGAATCGGCTTCATTCTATTCCCAAAAAATACGCGCCAAAATTAATAGCTAA